One window of the Eucalyptus grandis isolate ANBG69807.140 chromosome 8, ASM1654582v1, whole genome shotgun sequence genome contains the following:
- the LOC104416680 gene encoding disease resistance protein RUN1, which translates to MRNNKIISSDLVDRALHYANGLPLALKVLGFLLCGRRECEQESALDKCVESPDKNINDVLKLSYDELEDYAKEIFLDIACFFKGQSREYIMQVLDSCDFRTTIGVQVLVEKSLIIEEKETLQMHNLFQLMAMDIVKQQCPYDPRRRSRLWLLDDVLNVLSQKMVPIAVEAIALDLPKPEEIYIGVNGFKDMRRLRVLIMINVRNSFQGVIGLPNGLKWFEWPCPPWIPEIISGPKQIAGLDMPRSNIVVREQLTVRI; encoded by the exons ATgagaaacaacaaaataataAGTAGTGATCTTGTGGATAGGGCTTTGCATTATGCTAATGGACTTCCTCTAGCACTTAAGGTATTGGGCTTTTTGCTTTGTGGTAGAAGAGAATGTGAGCAAGAAAGTGCATTGGATAAATGTGTCGAAAGTCCTGATAAAAACATCAATGATGTTCTTAAGTTAAGTTATGATGAATTGGAGGACTATGCAAAGGAAATCTTCCTtgatattgcttgtttctttaagGGGCAATCTAGAGAGTACATTATGCAAGTTCTTGACTCTTGCGACTTTCGCACAACTATTGGAGTACAAGTTCTTGTTGAGAAGTCCTTGATAATTGAAGAGAAAGAGACCCTACAGATGCATAACTTGTTTCAGTTAATGGCCATGGATATTGTTAAACAACAATGTCCTTATGACCCTAGAAGACGCAGCAGGTTATGGCTTCTTGATGATGTTCTTAATGTTCTATCCCAAAAAATG GTGCCAATTGCGGTAGAGGCCATAGCTTTGGATTTGCCCAAGCCAGAAGAGATATACATCGGTGTTAATGGTTTCAAAGACATGAGAAGGTTGAGGGTGCTCATCATGATTAATGTGCGCAACTCTTTCCAAGGTGTTATCGGCCTTCCTAATGGACTAAAATGGTTTGAATGGCCTTGCCCTCCTTGGATTCCAGAGATTATCTCTGGTCCAAAGCAGATAGCTGGACTGGATATGCCCAGAAGCAACATTGTAGTGAGGGAGCAACTTACGGTGCGCATTTAA